One Patescibacteria group bacterium DNA segment encodes these proteins:
- the uppP gene encoding undecaprenyl-diphosphatase UppP: MDTGTLWHFGQAVILGLIQGVTEFLPISSSGHLIIAREFLRINDPGNFFDAILHLATLLAILVYFWRDWWQMLLLAKTKKESKTGLPIDRRLLRLIIIATLPGLLVGYWGNHWIEDHWRSLLSVAILLVVTGLGYLLFESKMKLAKASKILNYWDALSIGLTQALAILPGISRSGMTLLGGMYAGLTRATAARLSFLLAAPIIAAAGGYGLYQSLHQSSPSYDISFLAVAFIFSFTSGLLAIRWLLQFYQKHSLKGFAIYLLIVGTGLIVYSFLK; encoded by the coding sequence ATGGATACTGGTACATTATGGCATTTTGGCCAAGCGGTCATTCTGGGATTAATTCAGGGCGTCACCGAATTTTTACCCATTAGTTCATCCGGGCATTTAATTATCGCTCGCGAATTTTTGCGGATTAATGATCCGGGCAATTTTTTTGATGCCATCCTCCATTTAGCTACCTTATTAGCCATCCTAGTTTATTTTTGGAGAGATTGGTGGCAGATGTTGCTGCTAGCTAAAACTAAGAAAGAATCAAAAACCGGATTGCCGATCGATCGTCGCCTATTGCGGCTGATTATTATAGCGACTCTTCCCGGGCTTTTAGTGGGTTACTGGGGAAATCATTGGATAGAAGACCACTGGCGCTCATTATTATCAGTGGCAATTTTGTTAGTAGTGACAGGATTAGGCTATTTATTATTCGAGTCAAAAATGAAACTGGCTAAAGCCAGTAAGATCCTTAATTATTGGGATGCTTTAAGTATTGGTCTGACCCAAGCTTTAGCTATCTTGCCGGGAATTTCGCGTTCCGGCATGACTTTGCTCGGCGGTATGTACGCTGGGTTAACTCGTGCTACCGCTGCGCGCCTATCCTTTTTATTGGCAGCGCCTATCATTGCCGCGGCGGGAGGCTATGGTTTATATCAAAGTTTACATCAATCCAGTCCAAGCTATGATATTAGTTTTCTGGCGGTGGCTTTTATTTTTTCGTTTACTTCCGGGTTGCTAGCGATCCGCTGGTTGTTGCAGTTTTATCAGAAACATTCTCTCAAAGGATTTGCTATTTATTTGTTGATTGTCGGCACCGGATTGATAGTCTATTCTTTTTTGAAGTAA
- a CDS encoding isochorismatase family cysteine hydrolase, giving the protein MKIYPKMNKSNTALLVIDVVNSCAHEKCESPAINIHFSKIREMIPKLSGFIDSYRKEEGSCVIFANITPWDKEHLPENIQELYTDPNVVYYSDNKSGFPEEFYQVKPEKDDLVITKNTYDAFTGTGLAKTLRNRGIQYLVVTGIFTEGCVLSTICNGFSAGFNFVILKDLIETADSAERQEISRLLKNRVFPFLYGQTITSEEFSNSWVK; this is encoded by the coding sequence ATGAAGATATATCCAAAAATGAACAAGTCCAACACAGCACTTCTTGTAATTGATGTGGTTAATAGCTGTGCCCACGAGAAATGTGAGAGCCCAGCAATTAACATCCACTTTTCCAAGATCAGGGAAATGATCCCAAAACTATCTGGCTTTATAGATAGCTACAGAAAAGAAGAGGGAAGCTGTGTTATTTTTGCAAATATCACTCCTTGGGATAAAGAACACCTACCCGAGAATATCCAAGAACTATATACCGACCCAAATGTGGTGTATTACTCTGATAATAAGAGTGGTTTCCCAGAAGAGTTTTATCAAGTGAAGCCAGAAAAAGATGACTTGGTGATTACTAAAAATACTTACGATGCTTTTACTGGCACTGGCTTGGCAAAGACACTTAGGAATAGGGGAATCCAGTATCTTGTTGTTACGGGCATTTTTACTGAAGGGTGTGTTCTATCTACTATCTGTAATGGTTTCTCGGCTGGCTTTAACTTTGTTATCTTGAAAGACTTGATTGAGACAGCAGATAGTGCAGAACGCCAAGAGATCTCGAGATTATTAAAGAATAGGGTTTTCCCGTTTCTTTATGGCCAGACAATAACATCGGAAGAATTCTCAAATAGCTGGGTCAAATAA
- the ruvB gene encoding Holliday junction branch migration DNA helicase RuvB produces the protein MNVGTKETDGIRVADARLQKDEVEFDQTLRPKSFTEYVGQDKIKQSLAIAIQAAKQRKEPLDHILLFGPPGLGKTTLAYIIAAEMGGSLRATSGSAIARPGDLASIVTNLNDGDILFIDEIHRLGRQVEEVLYSAMEDYAIDIIIGKGPAARSLRIDIAKFTLIGATTRAGALSSPLRDRFGSTHRLDFYQEEDIEAILARSAKILHVELSPANAKIIAHAARRTPRTANRILKRVRDFAEAKNGGEITPQIITEALELMTIDADGLDFIDRKILDCLIKRFNGGPAGIAAIAAAIAEERQTLEEVYEPYLLQSGFLNRTAQGRVATTQAYQHLGLTQPAQPPSKPVKMFD, from the coding sequence ATGAACGTAGGAACTAAAGAGACAGATGGGATTAGGGTGGCGGATGCCCGGCTCCAGAAAGATGAGGTCGAATTTGATCAAACTTTGCGACCGAAGAGTTTTACTGAATATGTCGGGCAGGATAAGATCAAGCAAAGCTTAGCCATTGCTATTCAAGCCGCCAAACAGCGGAAAGAACCTTTAGACCACATTTTATTGTTCGGCCCGCCAGGCTTGGGTAAAACTACCTTGGCGTACATTATTGCCGCCGAGATGGGCGGAAGCTTACGGGCCACTTCCGGTTCGGCCATTGCCCGGCCGGGTGATCTGGCTTCTATTGTCACCAACCTAAACGACGGCGACATTTTGTTTATCGATGAAATTCACCGCTTGGGCCGGCAAGTGGAGGAAGTGTTATATAGTGCGATGGAAGATTACGCCATTGATATTATTATCGGCAAAGGCCCGGCGGCGAGGTCGCTCCGGATCGATATCGCCAAATTTACTTTGATCGGCGCCACGACCAGAGCCGGGGCGCTGTCCTCCCCTCTCCGGGATCGGTTCGGTTCCACTCACCGCTTAGATTTTTACCAAGAAGAAGATATTGAAGCCATTTTAGCCCGGTCAGCCAAAATTTTACATGTTGAATTATCCCCCGCCAATGCCAAAATTATTGCCCATGCGGCTCGGCGGACTCCGCGCACGGCTAACCGCATCTTAAAGCGCGTGCGCGATTTTGCCGAAGCCAAAAATGGCGGGGAAATTACTCCGCAGATCATTACGGAAGCTTTAGAACTCATGACCATTGACGCTGATGGGTTGGATTTTATTGACCGCAAGATCTTAGATTGTCTGATCAAGCGGTTTAACGGCGGACCGGCTGGGATTGCCGCCATCGCTGCCGCCATTGCGGAAGAACGACAAACTTTGGAAGAAGTTTACGAACCGTATTTATTGCAATCCGGTTTTCTCAACCGCACTGCCCAGGGCCGGGTAGCGACAACCCAGGCTTATCAGCATCTCGGGCTAACACAACCGGCGCAACCCCCATCCAAGCCAGTTAAAATGTTTGACTAA
- a CDS encoding PH domain-containing protein: protein MMTTTDNNLSSFPRSDEEHRELFYRRHPINLLMPALVTLGGIALLATLWWALAAGMTNPDILSYWPYFVLITGLAVFVLLSYFMMQWIFWFFDIWVVNEDKLIDSQLVSFFQHNRSEMPLRQVQDIKFNISGILATLFGCGDVTIQTASKQAFFKLISIPHPKKAVEEISELVQRATSKLYSHNEFVYSPTPILLGELLIQKGLITPIDLAMALEEQKKSNLRLGKILINRGLIQKQDLLNALSAQHRIPEIDLAYVEIDPSVTSCLTKETIHKYNLLPLYRTPNNILMIAVDNLSSALVQEVKDACGEPIMFVIADEDKIKQTINEYYPN, encoded by the coding sequence ATGATGACCACAACGGATAATAATTTATCGTCTTTTCCTCGGTCTGACGAAGAACACCGAGAATTATTTTATCGCCGCCACCCGATCAATTTATTGATGCCAGCTTTAGTTACTCTGGGTGGGATCGCTTTGTTGGCTACTTTGTGGTGGGCGTTGGCGGCAGGTATGACTAATCCAGATATTCTCAGCTACTGGCCTTATTTTGTATTGATCACCGGTTTGGCTGTGTTTGTGTTGCTGAGTTATTTTATGATGCAATGGATTTTTTGGTTTTTTGATATTTGGGTGGTGAACGAAGACAAGCTGATTGATTCGCAATTAGTATCTTTTTTCCAACACAATCGTTCAGAAATGCCGCTGCGGCAAGTCCAAGACATTAAGTTTAATATTTCGGGCATTTTGGCCACGCTGTTTGGTTGTGGAGATGTTACTATTCAAACTGCTTCCAAACAAGCTTTCTTCAAACTGATATCCATTCCTCATCCTAAGAAAGCTGTGGAAGAGATTAGTGAACTGGTCCAGCGAGCTACTAGCAAACTCTATTCTCATAACGAATTTGTTTATTCCCCGACGCCCATTCTGTTGGGCGAACTGCTAATCCAAAAGGGCCTGATTACCCCTATCGATTTGGCGATGGCCTTGGAAGAACAGAAGAAATCTAATTTGCGCTTAGGCAAAATTTTGATCAATCGTGGCCTGATTCAGAAGCAGGATTTACTCAACGCTCTGAGCGCTCAACATCGCATTCCGGAGATCGATTTAGCCTATGTGGAGATCGATCCTAGCGTAACCAGTTGCCTGACTAAAGAAACAATACATAAATATAACTTATTGCCGCTCTATCGTACGCCGAATAATATCCTGATGATTGCGGTAGATAATTTGTCCAGTGCGTTAGTGCAGGAAGTAAAAGATGCGTGCGGAGAGCCAATTATGTTTGTCATCGCCGATGAAGACAAAATTAAACAAACCATTAACGAATATTATCCTAATTAA